One window of the Pristiophorus japonicus isolate sPriJap1 chromosome 23, sPriJap1.hap1, whole genome shotgun sequence genome contains the following:
- the LOC139235648 gene encoding histone-lysine N-methyltransferase PRDM9-like: MEKPWKCGDCGKGFRSPSLLEIHQHSHTGERPFTCSECGKRFTQSSDLLKHQRVHTGERPFTCSECGKGFTCSSNLLKHQRVHTGERPFTCYECGKGFTCSSNQLTHQRVHTGERPFTCSECGKGFTRPSILQSHQRVHTEERPFTCSECGKGFNCSSNLLAHQQVHTGERPFTCYECGKGFTCSSNLLTHQRVHTGERPFTCSECGKGFTQSSDLLRHQRVHTGERPFTCSECGKGFTQSSDLLRHQRVHTGERPFTCSECGKGFTQASHLLKHQRVHK, from the coding sequence atggagaaaccgtggaaatgtggggactgtgggaagggattcagatcaccatctctcctggaaattcatcaacacagtcacactggggagaggccgttcacctgctctgagtgtgggaagcgattcactcagtcatccgacctgctgaaacaccagcgagttcacactggggagaggccgttcacctgctcggagtgtgggaagggattcacttgttcatccaacctgctgaaacaccagcgagttcacactggggagaggccgttcacctgctatgagtgtgggaagggattcacttgttcatccaaccagctgacacaccagcgagttcacactggggagaggccgttcacctgctctgagtgtgggaagggattcactcggccatccatcctgcagtcacaccagcgagtacacactgaggagaggccgttcacctgctcggagtgtgggaagggattcaattgttcatccaacctgctggcacaccagcaagttcacactggggagaggccgttcacctgctatgagtgtggtaaaggattcacttgttcatccaacctgctgacacaccagcgagttcacactggggagaggccattcacctgctcggagtgtgggaagggattcactcagtcatccgacctgctgagacaccagcgagtacacactggggagaggccgttcacctgctcggagtgtgggaagggattcactcagtcatccgacctgttgagacaccagcgagtacacactggggagaggccgttcacctgctcggagtgcgggaagggattcactcaggcatcccacctgctgaaacaccagcgagttcacaagtga